Proteins encoded together in one Anopheles darlingi chromosome 3, idAnoDarlMG_H_01, whole genome shotgun sequence window:
- the LOC125955709 gene encoding diuretic hormone receptor-like, whose protein sequence is MCQQQQQNVKKTADGFLSLSLSPTIQPFLQIQLHQNNRKGTGTGCHGHHHSSCQSRNPKPTNEGNVGWSGPTHSEQRRERASLLAVSVADYDELSSFPPDLLGAFENSTELECLLRAHQDAQSETPFDGCPVDFDRILCWPRTEPGSWAVLPCFEEFKGVHYDVTQNATRFCHPNGRWDNYSHYAACHHTSEPPPDIVEISSIIYYTGYTLSLVALSLAVIVFVYFKDLRCLRNTIHANLFITYILSALLWIIILTLQLTSGSNSGMTSCVIFVTLLHYFTLTNFFWMLVEGLYLYMLVVETFSGDNLRFNMYAAIGWGGPAIFVILWAIAKGITLSGQGKVDTLQIECSWMRESVVDWIFQGPVCAVLIINLVFLIRIMWVLITKLRSANTVETRQYRKASKALLVLIPLLGITYLVVLAAPADGLISDIFAIARALLLSTQGLSVSLFYCFLNSEVRLALRHRLERWRDERNIRLGQVRQRSRRFTNSGYNQSKECSPRSRTESFRPLTYNKRESCASSATTTTLLGPHTYPSAVRGSNGALHMQSIAPRAISPLMQGLDENSV, encoded by the exons AtgtgtcagcaacagcagcagaatgtaAAGAAGACGGCCGATGGGTTCCTGTCTTTATCTTTGTCCCCGACG ATTCAACCATTTCTGCAGATTCAGCTGCACCAGAACAACCGGAAGGGAACCGGTACCGGATGTCACGGG CACCATCATTCATCCTGCCAAAGCCGAAATCCAAAGCCTACTAACGAAGGCAACGTCGGTTGGAGTGGACCAACACACAGTGAACAGCGCCGGGAACGAGCCAGCCTACTTGCCGTCAGCGTGGCGGACTACGACGAGCTCAGTTCGTTTCCACCAGATTTGCTCGGTGCCTTCGAGAACAGCACCGAGCTCGAATGTCTGCTGCGAGCACACCAGGATGCACAGTCCGAG ACGCCGTTCGATGGATGTCCGGTGGACTTTGACCGGATTCTCTGCTGGCCGAGAACAGAGCCCGGTTCCTGGGCAGTGCTGCCCTGCTTCGAGGAGTTCAAAGGCGTGCATTACGATGTGACAC AAAATGCAACACGCTTCTGCCATCCCAATGGTAGGTGGGACAACTACAGTCATTATGCCGCCTGTCACCATACTTCCGAGCCACCGCCGGATATCGTTGAAATTTCGTCCATCATCTACTACACCGGCTACACGCTCAGCCTGGTGGCGCTTAGTCTCGCTGTGATAGTTTTCGTTTACTTCAA AGATTTACGCTGCCTGCGAAACACGATACACGCGAACCTCTTCATAACCTACATCTTGTCGGCACTGCTGTGGATCATTATCCTGACGCTCCAG CTGACGAGTGGCAGTAACAGTGGAATGACAAGCTGTGTAATCTTCGTTACATTGCTGCACTATTTTACCTTGACCAACTTCTTCTGGATGCTCGTGGAAG GCCTGTACCTCTACATGCTCGTCGTGGAAACGTTTTCCGGAGATAATCTGCGCTTCAACATGTATGCCGCCATCGGCTGGG GTGGTCCCGCAATTTTCGTAATTCTTTGGGCCATCGCGAAAGGAATCACCCTCTCCGGACAGGGCAAAGTTGATACG CTCCAAATCGAGTGCTCCTGGATGCGCGAATCGGTGGTCGATTGGATCTTCCAGGGACCGGTCTGTGCGGTACTCATCATCAATCTCGTCTTTCTCATACGAATCATGTGG GTGCTAATCACGAAGCTACGGTCAGCGAACACGGTCGAGACACGCCAGTATCGGAAGGCATCGAAGGCGCTCCTGGTACTGATACCGCTGCTGGGCATAACGTACCTGGTCGTACTGGCCGCACCTGCCGATGGGCTCATCAGTGACATTTTCGCCATCGCGCGAGCTCTGCTCCTTAGCACGCAG GGCCTGTCGGTGTCACTGTTCTACTGCTTCCTGAACTCCGAGGTCCGGCTAGCGTTGCGGCATCGTTTGGAGCGATGGCGGGACGAACGCAACATCCGACTGGGTCAAGTGCGTCAGCGAAGTCGACG CTTCACCAACTCCGGATACAATCAATCGAAAGAATGTTcgccccggtcccggaccgAAAGCTTCCG ACCTCTCACGTACAACAAGCGCGAATCGTGCGCTTCGTCTGCAACGACGACCACTCTGCTCGGTCCCCACACCTACCCGAGCGCGGTCCGCGGTTCCAATGGGGCACTACACATGCAATCGATCGCACCACGTGCCATCAGCCCATTGATGCAG GGCCTAGACGAGAACTCCGTTTAA
- the LOC125955322 gene encoding uncharacterized protein LOC125955322 isoform X1: MEPLVFLVIAMVFFSVTTSLGEVHDACEQRIPKDLAPAVTSCCRDTSDYDAVTIEICAKETQKLFYRDWPAVIILCALEKLNWIHPNGTINPEGIAKDIKRREYATNTNRTSPIIDMKRAALQHCVPMLNEFNMKHPSAGDPEDTAVLLYMCGRLGATVRCLRVMQPISPICVRYRDLLELCVHDVVNLAAFTNRSHIYKGNT, encoded by the exons ATGGAGCCTCTAGTTTTTCTCGTTATAGCAATGGTG TTTTTCAGTGTCACTACCTCTCTGGGAGAAGTGCACGATGCTTGTGAGCAACGAATACCGAAAGATCTTGCACCTGCTGTAACG AGTTGCTGTCGAGATACTTCCGATTATGATGCGGTTACAATAGAAATTTGCGCAAAGGAAACGCAAAAGTTATTCTATCGCGATTGGCCTGCG GTAATAATCCTTTGTGCGTTAGAAAAATTGAACTGGATCCATCCCAACGGTACTATCAACCCAGAAGGAATTGCGAAGGATATTAAGCGTCGCGAATATGCCACAAACACCAATCGTACCTCACCAATAATTGATATGAAGCGTGCAGCGCTGCAACACTGTGTTCCGATGTTGAACGAATTCAACATGAAACATCCTTCAGCCGGTGATCCAGAGGATACGGCAGTGTTGCTGTATATGTGCGGTAGACTAGGAGCCACGGTG AGATGCCTAAGAGTGATGCAACCTATTAGTC CGATTTGCGTGAGATATCGAGATTTACTGGAGCTCTGTGTCCATGATGTGGTCAACCTTGCAGCATTCACAAACCGTAGTCATATATACAAGGGCAACACTTAG
- the LOC125955322 gene encoding uncharacterized protein LOC125955322 isoform X2 produces MEPLVFLVIAMVFFSVTTSLGEVHDACEQRIPKDLAPAVTSCCRDTSDYDAVTIEICAKETQKLFYRDWPAVIILCALEKLNWIHPNGTINPEGIAKDIKRREYATNTNRTSPIIDMKRAALQHCVPMLNEFNMKHPSAGDPEDTAVLLYMCGRLGATVVRQAYYDSEMPKSDATY; encoded by the exons ATGGAGCCTCTAGTTTTTCTCGTTATAGCAATGGTG TTTTTCAGTGTCACTACCTCTCTGGGAGAAGTGCACGATGCTTGTGAGCAACGAATACCGAAAGATCTTGCACCTGCTGTAACG AGTTGCTGTCGAGATACTTCCGATTATGATGCGGTTACAATAGAAATTTGCGCAAAGGAAACGCAAAAGTTATTCTATCGCGATTGGCCTGCG GTAATAATCCTTTGTGCGTTAGAAAAATTGAACTGGATCCATCCCAACGGTACTATCAACCCAGAAGGAATTGCGAAGGATATTAAGCGTCGCGAATATGCCACAAACACCAATCGTACCTCACCAATAATTGATATGAAGCGTGCAGCGCTGCAACACTGTGTTCCGATGTTGAACGAATTCAACATGAAACATCCTTCAGCCGGTGATCCAGAGGATACGGCAGTGTTGCTGTATATGTGCGGTAGACTAGGAGCCACGGTGGTGCGTCAAGCTTATTACGACTCTG AGATGCCTAAGAGTGATGCAACCTATTAG
- the LOC125955710 gene encoding ionotropic receptor 75a-like — MINLTTGTGPVMSIALILLTIVGQVILTSGGQYETNRKLMVGAIGAALQQIDNPLKVTFLTDCWTQEQRRHVYTTIGLLAGQYLYRFTSSRNATIEALFAVLDEDIESHQTLIVLDLSCNASERLLLEAGARLYTKLRWLLVDSRLAETPNWEQWQVSSYLEVLNHCPVLVSSEVFAIIYESDHAVRVVQVYRVSPDSELLLEDYLRWRSDVDGVRMVREDLRIEQVTAVRRQNLHGHTLRASMVITNPETIHHLSDYRYVNKHIDTITKVNYILTNYLAAYLGASVNYSRVATWGYYNSTTGLWDGMIGELVHGAADLGSSPLFFTTDRIAVIEYLAMTSQTRSKFIFRSPKLSYTDNVFVLPFDTKVWACIIAVIVGSSLLLLLTLWAEWHVTGSEAANPPTNADAATLSPNLRDIFLMMYGASCQQGSSMLPLSCSARAITMLIFTVLMFLYASYSANIVALLQSPSTKIRSLEDLLASRLKFGVHDTVFNRYYFTHATEPTRKALYEQKIHGGGTGGDAFLDLDQGIERIRHGLYAFHVEQGVGYKVISETYQEDEKCGLQEIQYLQVIDPYYAIQKNSSFKEHIKIGLFRLNEHGIQYRENAKLYTKKPKCSGGGGKFVPVSMVDVEPAVWIILWGTGLAMAFFLTECLYLHVKQKWAGFVK, encoded by the exons ATGATAAATCtgaccaccgggaccggtcCAGTGATGTCGATTGCCTTAATACTCCTCACCATCGTGGGGCAAGTTATACTGACTTCCGGTGGTCAGTACGAAACCAACCGGAAGCTGATGGTCGGTGCGATTGGAGCAGCGTTGCAGCAGATCGATAACCCGTTGAAAGTGACGTTTTTGACCGACTGTTGGACCCAAG AGCAAAGGCGCCATGTGTACACTACAATTGGATTACTAGCCGGCCAGTATCTCTATCGGTTTACTTCATCGAGAAATGCGACCATTGAAGCCTTGTTTGCCGTGCTCGATGAAGACATCGAGAGTCATCAGACACTGATTGTGTTGGATTTGAGCTGCAACGCTTCCGAACGATTACTGTTGGAAGCCGGCGCGCGGCTTTATACGAAGCTTCGCTGGTTACTGGTGGACTCACGGTTAGCGGAAACCCCAAACTGGGAGCAGTGGCAGGTATCATCATACTTGGAAGTCTTGAACCACTGTCCAGTGCTTGTGAGTAGTGAAGTGTTTGCGATCATTTACGAGAGCGACCATGCGGTACGTGTGGTGCAAGTGTACAGGGTATCACCGGACtctgagctgctgctcgaagaTTATCTCCGATGGCGCTCCGATGTCGATGGTGTCCGGATGGTCCGAGAAGATTTGCGTATCGAGCAGGTGACGGCAGTAAGGCGCCAAAATTTACATGGCCACACTCTGAGGGCTTCGATGGTCATCACCAATCCGGAAACCATTCATCATCTATCAGACTATCGGTATGTGA ataaGCACATCGACACGATTACGAAGGTAAACTACATTCTCACCAACTATCTGGCCGCGTATCTCGGTGCGTCGGTAAATTATTCGCGTGTCGCGACGTGGGGCTACTACAACAGTACGACCGGTTTGTGGGATGGTATGATCGGTGAGCTGGTACACGGTGCGGCCGATCTCGGGTCCTCTCCGCTCTTCTTcaccaccgatcggatcgCCGTGATCGAGTATCTGGCCATGACGTCCCAGACGCGCTCGAAGTTTATCTTCCGTTCCCCGAAGCTTTCCTACACGGACAACGTGTTCGTGTTGCCCTTCGACACG AAAGTTTGGGCCTGCATTATTGCAGTGATTGTCGGTTCATctctgttgctcctgctgacGCTCTGGGCAGAATGGCATGTAACCGGTAGCGAGGCAGCTAATCCGCCGACAAACGCAGACGCAGCAACACTGTCGCCGAATCTGCGCGATATTTTCCTAATGATGTACGGTGCATCGTGCCAGCAAGGATCGTCGATGTTGCCCCTTAGCTGTTCGGCCCGTGCCATCACGATGCTCATCTTTACCGTGCTTATGTTCCTGTACGCCAGCTATTCGGCTAACATTGTCGCTCTGCTCCAGAGTCCCTCGACGAAGATTAGATCACTGGAGGATTTGTTGGCTTCTCGGCTCAAGTTCGGCGTTCACGATACCGTCTTCAATCGGTACTACTTTACGCACGCCACGGAACCGACACGCAAGGCACTGTACGAACAGAAGAtacacggtggtggtacaggTGGGGATGCATTCCTCGATCTGGATCAGGGCATCGAGCGGATCCGGCACGGTCTGTACGCGTTTCATGTGGAGCAGGGCGTCGGGTATAAGGTGATCAGCGAGACGTACCAGGAGGATGAGAAATGTGGTCTGCAGGAGATCCAGTACCTGCAGGTGATCGATCCGTACTATGCAATTCAGAAGAATTCGTCGTTCAAAGAGCACATTAAGATCGG ACTGTTTCGACTGAACGAGCATGGTATTCAGTACCGCGAAAACGCCAAACTGTACACGAAGAAACCGAAATGTTCCGGAGGTGGCGGTAAGTTCGTACCGGTGAGTATGGTCGACGTTGAGCCCGCCGTTTGGATCATCCTCTGGGGTACCGGTCTAGCGATGGCGTTCTTTCTGACGGAGTGTCTGTACCTTCACGTGAAGCAAAAGTGGGCAGGGTTTGTAAAATAA
- the LOC125955283 gene encoding uncharacterized protein LOC125955283, translating into MVFIRKAIIAKRFQQAKRMRQAKRPKQAKRNGKNYIDSLPEELLCMVFDRLNLKNVKAASLTCHKWNDIIFFSGYANRFIFKINMHVSIPDSIGYHLHSMHRKQKLLELEELRKTHAEQTIRAITQSPRSYRSVKCETNETMCPHNPSLLAAIHQKFGNCLNTLELSFDGATMTNMFPWIVETIPLMPQLGTLKLEDHDRRTRLQDTLPTLRSQTLKHLVMRTNFKFGIDVPQLQSFDGLLPVLDRSIDSRQPLVITSLKHLTIREERYDIGSKTTVTRGPSIIRLLPSIESMVWEDDILDDEIFLAICEACTMLTDLKFTCSVWLSKIGIFSNLLKLTNLRKFSIESLCTDDESPLHLDFSSLTKLEKLAIVESGVDSLILPKSVKSLQLVVDKENKQRMRKTIINCSKQLIELGLVFVDWYNSEQKIPIETLRILPQLTNLETLEFTCGFFTKSTFLCLKSPMDRLRTLKLERDCVDTRRFLGLKEKFPNLKKVVMQTDNPRLVQTSTNPELYSAPATNINARSQSDFSDSDIDSFNSDLESDSFNSDSESETSFDTDGGTFSDSEEELYY; encoded by the coding sequence CTCTTATGTATGGTGTTTGACCGGCTAAATCTGAAGAACGTAAAGGCCGCTTCTCTTACCTGCCACAAATGGAACGATATCATCTTTTTTAGCGGATATGCAAACCGATTTATCTTCAAAATTAATATGCACGTATCAATTCCTGATTCTATTGGATATCACTTGCATTCAATgcacagaaaacaaaaattattgGAATTAGAGGAATTGAGGAAAACACATGCCGAGCAGACTATACGTGCCATAACCCAGTCTCCACGGAGCTATCGCAGTGTGAAATGTGAGACAAACGAAACAATGTGTCCTCACAATCCATCCTTATTGGCGGCTATTCATCAGAAGTTTGGAAACTGTCTAAACACGCTGGAGCTTTCCTTTGATGGTGCTACCATGACGAATATGTTTCCATGGATAGTCGAAACAATACCGCTGATGCCGCAGCTGGGAACATTAAAATTAGAAGATCACGATAGGAGAACAAGACTCCAAGATACTTTACCAACCCTACGCAGCCAAACTCTGAAGCATCTTGTTATGAGAACTAATTTTAAGTTCGGGATAGATGTACCGCAGTTGCAATCCTTTGATGGTTTATTGCCGGTTCTTGATCGCTCTATTGACAGTCGCCAGCCTCTTGTGATCACTAGCCTTAAACATCTTACCATAAGAGAAGAACGATATGACATCGGATCCAAAACGACAGTAACACGGGGACCCTCAATCATTCGTTTACTGCCGTCTATAGAAAGCATGGTGTGGGAGGATGACATTTTAGATGATGAAATCTTTCTCGCTATATGTGAAGCATGTACCATGCTGACGGATCTGAAATTTACCTGTAGTGTATGGCTGTCCAAAATTGGCATTTTCAGTAATCTGTTAAAGCTCACCAATCTTCGCAAATTTTCAATTGAGTCTCTTTGCACAGACGATGAGTCGCCCTTACATTTAGACTTTTCGTCTCTCACCAAGCTAGAGAAACTGGCAATAGTTGAGTCAGGAGTCGATTCTCTGATACTTCCCAAATCGGTTAAAAGTCTTCAATTGGTTGTCGATAAGGAGAACAAACAAAGGATGAGAAAAACTATCATTAACTGCAGTAAGCAGTTGATAGAACTTGGCCTGGTTTTCGTTGATTGGTACAATTCCGAGCAGAAAATACCGATTGAAACTCTGCGAATTTTACCGCAGCTAACAAATCTGGAAACACTTGAGTTCACTTGTggattttttacaaaatcaacGTTTCTTTGCCTAAAATCTCCAATGGATCGACTGCGAACACTGAAGCTCGAAAGAGATTGTGTAGACACGCGTCGTTTTCTTGGACTCAAGGAAAAGTTTCCCAACTTGAAAAAGGTAGTGATGCAGACGGACAACCCAAGGCTAGTTCAAACATCTACAAATCCAGAGCTATATTCAGCACCGGCTACAAATATAAATGCACGATCACAGTCTGATTTTTCAGATTCAGATATAGATTCATTCAATTCAGACTTAGAATCAGATTCATTCAATTCAGACTCAGAATCAGAAACATCTTTTGACACTGATGGAGGCACATTTTCTGATTCAGAAGAGGAATTATATTACTGA